One window of the Eucalyptus grandis isolate ANBG69807.140 chromosome 6, ASM1654582v1, whole genome shotgun sequence genome contains the following:
- the LOC120294640 gene encoding 40S ribosomal protein S29: MGHSNVWNSHPKSYGPGSRACRVCGNPHGLIRKYGLMCCRQCFRSNAKEIGFIKYR, translated from the exons atgggTCACTCCAACGTGTGGAACTCTCATCCCAAGAGCTACGGCCCCGGTTCTCGCGCTTG CCGGGTATGTGGAAACCCTCATGGTTTGATCCGGAAGTATGGACTGATGTGCTGTAGGCAGTGCTTCCGCAGCAACGCCAAGGAAATTGGCTTCATTAAG TACCGCTGA